The following proteins are encoded in a genomic region of Pelodictyon phaeoclathratiforme BU-1:
- a CDS encoding efflux RND transporter permease subunit, with protein MSGFFIERPVFAWVISICIMLGGIIAINTLPVEQYPRIAAPTINVSATYPGASAEAVENSVTQVIEQALTGIDHLRYFSAGSDSNGNVTITVTFEPEANPDIAQVQVQNKLQSIMSNLPQQVQQQGIKVTKGDTGFLMVVGVYSDDPRIDEYAMNDFINSKLLDPLSRVPGVGNIQVFGQPYSMRIWLDPHRMASFNLTTTEVQAAITAQNADVSAGQLGGTPSVPGQQLNATITAQSRLKSVGDFEKIMLKVNSDGSQIRLRDVARVELGVQNYDMTTRFNGKPAAGMAITLATGANALNTATLVKAKMSALKPLLPPGVQIVYPFDTTPFVKTSIEGVVHTLIVAVILVFLVMFLFLQNFRATLVPTIAVPVVLLGTFGVMSMFGFSINTLSMFAMVLAIGLLVDDAIVVVENVERIMEEERLSPLEATRKSMKQISSALIGIALVLSAVFVPMAFFKGSTGTIYRQFSITIVSAMLLSVLVALILTPALCASLLKPVRADGHLYGAGPLGRFFAWFNGMFNHNRERYVNGARVMTERVKRSLLAFMLIVVLLGIVLTRIPTSFLPDEDQGFLFVQLSTPSGATKERTLESVKRMERYLLNQEKESIESIFSVTGFSFAGQGQNSAMGFVQLRDWSKRKNKGQDVASIAGRTMGALSSVKDAMIFAFYPPAVMELGNASGFDLQLLDRTGKGHEALMAARNQLLGMAAKNPSLSGVRPNGLEDVPQFKIDIDHEQASAFGVSIADINSTLQTAWGSSYVNDFVHEGRIKKVFMQGDAPYRMNPGDVNIWHVRNSSGDMVPFSSFSSGRWSFGSPKLERFNGISSVNIQGAPAPGVSSGDAMAIMANLAEKLPEGFGVEWTGLSYEERAAGQQTLLLYTLSLLFVFLCLAALYESWSVPIAVMLVVPLGVLGTVLATFLSGLSNDVFFKVGLLTTVGLTAKNAILIVEFAKTLYESGMSLQEAVLSAASQRLRPIIMTSMAFILGVTPLAFSSGAGSASQHAIGIGVIGGMLSGTVLTIFFVPLFFILVQSRFARKRVTDTAVTQNKQGIEP; from the coding sequence ATGTCCGGATTTTTTATAGAGCGACCCGTCTTTGCCTGGGTGATCTCCATCTGCATCATGCTCGGAGGAATCATCGCCATCAATACCCTGCCGGTTGAGCAATATCCGCGCATCGCGGCGCCGACCATCAACGTCAGCGCCACCTATCCCGGCGCATCTGCCGAAGCGGTTGAAAACAGCGTGACGCAGGTTATTGAACAGGCTCTCACCGGTATCGACCATCTCCGCTACTTCAGCGCCGGGAGCGATTCGAACGGCAACGTCACCATCACGGTGACCTTCGAGCCCGAAGCTAACCCCGATATTGCCCAGGTGCAGGTGCAGAACAAGTTGCAGTCGATCATGTCGAACCTTCCCCAACAGGTGCAGCAGCAGGGCATCAAGGTGACCAAGGGAGATACCGGCTTTCTGATGGTCGTGGGCGTCTATTCGGACGATCCCCGGATCGATGAATATGCGATGAACGATTTCATCAACTCGAAACTCCTCGATCCGCTGAGTCGCGTACCCGGCGTCGGGAACATCCAGGTATTCGGGCAGCCCTACTCGATGCGGATCTGGCTTGATCCCCACCGGATGGCGAGCTTCAACCTCACCACCACCGAGGTACAGGCAGCTATCACGGCACAGAATGCCGATGTCTCTGCCGGGCAGTTGGGAGGTACACCCTCGGTTCCGGGCCAGCAACTGAATGCCACCATTACAGCGCAGTCGCGCCTGAAGAGCGTCGGGGATTTCGAAAAGATCATGCTGAAGGTCAATAGCGACGGCTCGCAGATCCGCCTCAGGGATGTGGCCCGCGTCGAACTCGGTGTGCAGAACTACGACATGACCACGCGCTTCAACGGCAAACCGGCTGCCGGCATGGCCATCACCCTGGCGACCGGGGCAAATGCCCTGAACACCGCCACTCTTGTCAAAGCGAAAATGAGCGCCCTGAAGCCGCTTCTCCCGCCGGGTGTGCAGATCGTCTACCCATTCGACACGACACCATTCGTCAAGACATCGATCGAAGGGGTTGTTCATACCCTGATTGTGGCAGTCATCCTCGTCTTCCTGGTCATGTTCCTGTTTCTCCAGAACTTCCGGGCCACACTGGTACCCACCATCGCGGTTCCGGTTGTGCTGCTCGGTACCTTCGGGGTGATGTCGATGTTCGGCTTCTCCATCAACACCCTCAGCATGTTCGCCATGGTCCTCGCCATCGGATTGCTTGTCGATGACGCCATTGTCGTGGTTGAGAACGTCGAACGCATCATGGAAGAGGAGCGACTCTCCCCGCTGGAGGCGACCAGGAAATCGATGAAGCAAATATCGAGCGCACTGATCGGTATCGCCCTTGTGCTCTCGGCCGTCTTCGTGCCGATGGCCTTCTTCAAAGGCTCCACGGGGACCATCTACCGCCAGTTCTCGATCACCATCGTCTCGGCGATGCTGCTCTCGGTGCTGGTTGCGCTGATCCTGACACCGGCTCTCTGCGCCAGCCTCCTCAAGCCGGTCAGAGCGGATGGCCATCTCTACGGTGCTGGCCCTCTCGGGCGCTTTTTCGCCTGGTTCAACGGCATGTTCAACCATAACCGGGAACGCTATGTCAACGGCGCCCGTGTTATGACGGAACGGGTCAAGCGCTCGCTGCTCGCTTTTATGCTGATCGTGGTGCTGCTTGGGATCGTTTTGACGCGCATCCCGACCTCGTTTCTGCCGGACGAAGATCAAGGCTTCCTCTTCGTCCAGCTTTCCACCCCATCCGGAGCGACCAAGGAGCGGACACTCGAAAGCGTGAAGAGGATGGAACGCTACCTCCTCAATCAGGAAAAAGAGAGCATCGAAAGCATCTTCAGCGTCACCGGTTTCAGTTTCGCGGGTCAGGGCCAGAACTCGGCCATGGGTTTCGTCCAGCTCAGGGACTGGTCGAAACGCAAGAACAAGGGTCAGGATGTTGCCTCGATCGCCGGAAGAACCATGGGCGCCCTGTCGAGCGTGAAGGATGCCATGATCTTTGCATTTTACCCGCCAGCCGTCATGGAGCTCGGCAACGCCTCGGGTTTCGACCTTCAGCTTTTAGACCGGACCGGCAAGGGTCATGAGGCTCTCATGGCCGCCCGGAACCAACTGCTCGGAATGGCTGCGAAGAACCCCTCCCTGAGCGGCGTGCGTCCCAATGGCCTTGAAGATGTGCCACAATTCAAAATCGATATCGACCACGAACAGGCAAGCGCCTTCGGGGTATCGATCGCCGACATCAACTCGACGCTGCAGACCGCCTGGGGTTCATCTTATGTGAACGATTTCGTGCATGAGGGGCGCATCAAGAAGGTGTTCATGCAGGGAGACGCGCCGTACCGCATGAACCCGGGGGACGTCAACATCTGGCACGTCCGGAACTCCAGTGGTGACATGGTTCCCTTCTCATCGTTTTCCTCGGGGCGGTGGAGCTTCGGCTCACCCAAGCTCGAACGGTTTAACGGCATCTCGTCGGTCAATATCCAGGGAGCCCCGGCGCCAGGCGTAAGCTCGGGCGATGCCATGGCCATCATGGCAAACCTGGCGGAGAAACTCCCTGAAGGTTTCGGCGTCGAATGGACCGGCCTCTCCTACGAAGAGCGTGCTGCAGGCCAGCAAACGCTGCTGCTCTACACGCTCTCCCTGCTTTTCGTCTTTCTTTGTCTGGCAGCTCTTTACGAAAGCTGGAGCGTGCCGATTGCCGTCATGCTGGTAGTCCCGCTCGGGGTCCTCGGCACCGTTCTGGCAACATTTCTCTCAGGCCTTTCAAACGACGTCTTCTTCAAGGTCGGCCTGTTGACAACTGTTGGCCTGACGGCGAAAAATGCCATCCTCATCGTGGAGTTCGCCAAAACGCTCTACGAAAGCGGAATGAGCCTGCAGGAGGCGGTACTCTCTGCAGCAAGTCAGCGACTTCGACCGATCATCATGACCTCCATGGCATTCATCCTTGGTGTCACGCCGCTCGCCTTCTCCTCCGGAGCAGGATCGGCAAGCCAGCACGCCATCGGCATCGGCGTAATCGGAGGCATGTTGTCCGGTACGGTACTGACGATCTTCTTTGTGCCGCTCTTCTTCATCCTCGTACAATCCCGGTTTGCCCGAAAGAGGGTAACCGACACCGCAGTAACCCAAAACAAACAAGGGATCGAACCATGA
- a CDS encoding ISNCY-like element ISPph5 family transposase (programmed frameshift), protein MRSVINHQMMFGRTDISAIVFDPKSRDDIPKILRGLQGIYTDEELRKRVFAILEEVRPERKKGEGKADPNTGRPGMEQWAILVLGVVRLGINADYDRLHELVNHHDTLRQMLGHNDWTDKTSYELQTIKDNVRLFTPELLDRINQEIVRAGHTLGKKKEEENFPLMARGDSFVVETNVHFPADTSQLFDAIRKAIEVCAKWSFDEGLSQWRQYDHNIRHIKRMRRIVQQLKHSTSKKPEKKALKDQQIKQALLDYLAAVDYQLQRAVRTGAELGGLNPLRLSQLNGYIAHAEVQMGQIRRRINDEVIPHAEKVFSIFQPHTEWISKGKAGVPVELGLRVCIIEDQYRFILHHQVMEKVVDSDIAVSIIEETKQRFPNLRSISYDKGFHSPDNQRDLKALLEKVVMPKKGKLSKIDKAHESEPEFRRLRRQHSAVESAINALEVHGLDICPDDGIKGFNRYVALAVLARNIHRYGALLYKQDAKRHRGPYKKAA, encoded by the exons ATGCGTAGCGTCATCAACCACCAAATGATGTTCGGTCGTACCGATATTTCTGCCATTGTTTTCGATCCGAAATCACGAGATGATATCCCAAAAATCTTGAGGGGCCTTCAGGGCATCTACACCGACGAGGAGTTGCGCAAGCGTGTTTTTGCCATCCTCGAAGAGGTTCGTCCTGAACGGAAAAAAGGAGAAGGAAAAGCTGACCCAAACACAGGGCGTCCCGGTATGGAGCAATGGGCAATTTTGGTACTGGGTGTCGTTCGACTGGGAATCAACGCTGATTACGATCGGCTTCATGAATTGGTCAATCACCACGATACGCTTCGCCAGATGCTTGGTCACAACGATTGGACTGATAAAACATCTTATGAACTCCAGACCATCAAAGATAATGTCCGACTGTTTACCCCCGAATTGCTTGATCGAATCAACCAGGAAATTGTCCGTGCAGGTCATACGTTAG GTAAAAAAAAAGAGGAAGAAAATTTCCCTTTAATGGCCCGAGGTGATTCGTTTGTGGTGGAAACCAACGTTCACTTTCCTGCTGATACAAGCCAGTTGTTCGATGCCATTCGCAAAGCCATTGAGGTCTGTGCGAAATGGTCTTTTGATGAAGGATTAAGTCAATGGCGCCAATACGATCATAACATCCGGCATATCAAAAGAATGCGTCGTATTGTGCAACAGCTCAAGCACTCGACATCAAAAAAGCCGGAAAAGAAAGCTCTCAAAGATCAACAAATAAAGCAAGCACTCCTCGATTACCTTGCGGCAGTCGATTATCAGTTACAACGGGCAGTGCGTACCGGCGCAGAACTGGGTGGCTTAAATCCGTTGCGGCTCAGCCAGCTTAACGGCTATATTGCTCATGCTGAGGTACAAATGGGGCAAATTCGTCGTCGGATAAATGACGAGGTTATTCCGCATGCGGAGAAAGTCTTTTCAATTTTTCAGCCACACACCGAGTGGATCAGTAAAGGCAAGGCGGGAGTGCCGGTTGAGTTGGGATTACGGGTCTGTATTATCGAAGATCAGTATCGTTTTATCCTGCATCATCAGGTCATGGAAAAAGTTGTCGATAGCGACATCGCAGTGTCCATTATCGAAGAGACCAAGCAACGTTTTCCAAACTTGCGATCGATCAGCTACGACAAAGGCTTTCATAGCCCGGATAACCAACGCGACCTGAAAGCGCTTCTTGAAAAAGTTGTTATGCCGAAAAAAGGCAAGCTCTCAAAAATCGACAAAGCTCATGAATCCGAGCCGGAATTCAGGAGACTGCGACGGCAGCATTCGGCAGTTGAATCAGCAATCAACGCACTTGAGGTTCACGGCTTGGATATATGCCCTGATGATGGCATCAAAGGATTCAATCGCTATGTTGCCCTTGCAGTGCTGGCTCGCAACATTCATCGTTATGGAGCACTCTTGTACAAGCAGGATGCGAAGCGACATCGAGGGCCCTACAAAAAAGCTGCCTGA
- a CDS encoding efflux RND transporter periplasmic adaptor subunit: MMKRSYIIAGLLVTLIAGWFLWPKGASEQRQDSGMKPEVSVVTMKPELLVLTKELPGRTSAVRMAEIRPQVSGIVTKRFFVEGSLVQQGQQLYQIDPATYKAACNSAKASLSKAEANVISLQAKAGRYEELVKIGGVSQQEYDDAKASLAQARADVAMARSEVAAAAINLDYTRVMSPISGRIGQSKVTEGALVNANQADPLAVVQQLDQIYVDVSQSSGELIQLRQRHQGQVGDSSAGSAPIELLVDGKPKGEPGTLKFSDVTVNPSTGTVLLRILFTNPGNEILPGMFVHARLEQWREENAILVPQKSVSRSADGSVSVWVVGPDGKANPRPIIVTEVVGERWLVSSGLKAGEKVVYEGIMKIQPGMAVKTVEAALPPVPAR; the protein is encoded by the coding sequence ATGATGAAAAGGTCTTATATCATCGCCGGTTTGCTTGTCACCCTGATTGCCGGCTGGTTCCTGTGGCCGAAGGGAGCGTCAGAGCAGCGTCAGGATTCCGGCATGAAACCGGAGGTCAGTGTCGTGACCATGAAACCCGAGCTCCTCGTCTTGACAAAAGAGCTGCCGGGGCGGACTTCGGCTGTACGTATGGCCGAGATTCGGCCGCAGGTGAGTGGCATTGTTACGAAGCGCTTCTTCGTGGAAGGAAGCCTTGTTCAACAGGGTCAGCAACTCTACCAGATCGACCCCGCGACCTACAAGGCAGCCTGTAACAGTGCAAAAGCGAGCCTCAGCAAAGCCGAGGCCAACGTGATATCGCTCCAGGCCAAAGCAGGCCGCTACGAAGAGCTGGTCAAAATCGGTGGCGTCAGCCAGCAGGAGTATGACGATGCGAAAGCGAGCCTTGCCCAGGCGAGGGCAGATGTCGCCATGGCCAGATCCGAAGTTGCTGCGGCGGCTATCAATCTCGACTACACCAGAGTCATGTCTCCGATTTCCGGGCGCATCGGCCAATCGAAGGTGACTGAGGGGGCTCTGGTCAATGCCAATCAGGCCGACCCCCTTGCTGTGGTGCAACAGCTCGACCAGATCTATGTGGACGTCTCCCAGTCGAGCGGGGAGCTGATACAACTGCGACAGCGCCATCAGGGCCAGGTGGGCGATTCCAGCGCCGGGAGCGCTCCTATCGAGCTTCTGGTGGATGGAAAACCCAAAGGAGAACCCGGCACGCTGAAGTTTTCGGATGTAACGGTCAACCCGAGCACCGGTACGGTGCTGCTGCGCATATTGTTCACCAACCCCGGCAATGAAATCCTCCCCGGCATGTTCGTTCATGCACGTCTTGAACAGTGGAGAGAGGAGAATGCGATCCTCGTGCCGCAAAAATCGGTCAGCAGGAGTGCGGACGGGTCGGTTTCGGTCTGGGTTGTCGGGCCGGACGGCAAGGCAAACCCTCGCCCGATCATCGTTACGGAGGTTGTCGGAGAGAGGTGGCTTGTGAGCAGCGGACTCAAAGCAGGCGAAAAGGTCGTGTACGAAGGCATCATGAAAATCCAGCCCGGCATGGCGGTCAAAACCGTCGAGGCTGCACTGCCACCCGTACCGGCGAGATAA
- a CDS encoding efflux transporter outer membrane subunit produces MNTKLLIPLCLAATTLTACSLAPTYVRPTAPVTKEWPVASAAPQSVEESHTADIGWRSMFRSPKLQSLIEASLANNRDLRIAALNIEAARHTWRIQRSDLLPSINSSGNYTRQQLSTSMSGTGKTEITSTYSAGIGTTAYELDLFGRVRSLSNRAINQYLATEEGRKAAQTSLVAEVANAYLTYLADVELLRLTESTLKTRQDACDLIKRSFDLGAKSRLDVAQSATLVESARASRAQYQRHVEQDKNALTLLVGKEIDPTLLEPQPLADVEVMERLPVGIPSVVLLDRPDVRQAEYALKAENANIGAARASFFPSISLTGSAGFASASLSDLFEAGSSGVWSFAPQVTLPIFQGGRLRSNLKLAETNRDIAVTRYEKAIQSAFREVADALVARATYTEQLQAQQALVKESDQACTITKARYDHGIDSSFALLDAQRSLFEAQQNEILIHQQTLANLIDLYKALGGGWQ; encoded by the coding sequence ATGAACACTAAACTGCTGATTCCTTTATGCCTGGCAGCAACCACCCTGACGGCCTGTTCGCTTGCGCCAACCTATGTTCGCCCAACGGCACCCGTCACCAAGGAGTGGCCGGTTGCTTCCGCTGCACCGCAATCCGTGGAAGAGTCGCATACCGCCGATATCGGATGGCGGAGCATGTTCAGGTCGCCAAAACTGCAAAGCCTTATCGAAGCATCCCTTGCCAACAACCGCGACCTGAGAATAGCCGCCCTCAACATCGAAGCGGCCCGCCACACCTGGCGCATCCAGCGTTCGGATCTCCTGCCATCGATCAATTCCTCGGGAAACTACACCCGACAGCAGTTGTCAACAAGCATGAGCGGCACCGGAAAAACGGAAATCACATCAACATATAGCGCTGGCATCGGCACGACGGCTTATGAACTTGATCTTTTCGGTCGTGTACGCAGTCTCAGTAATCGCGCCATCAACCAGTATCTCGCTACCGAAGAGGGGCGCAAAGCCGCCCAGACAAGCCTGGTCGCTGAAGTTGCCAACGCCTATCTCACCTATCTTGCCGATGTTGAACTGCTGCGACTGACTGAAAGCACGCTCAAAACAAGGCAGGATGCCTGCGATCTCATCAAACGCAGCTTCGATCTCGGGGCAAAGTCACGACTCGATGTGGCACAGTCCGCAACACTGGTCGAATCGGCCCGGGCCAGCCGTGCGCAATATCAACGTCATGTGGAACAGGACAAGAACGCCCTGACCCTGCTGGTCGGAAAGGAGATCGATCCGACGCTCCTCGAACCCCAACCCCTGGCCGATGTTGAGGTGATGGAGAGACTCCCCGTCGGCATTCCCTCCGTCGTCCTGCTCGATCGACCGGACGTACGGCAGGCGGAATACGCACTGAAGGCAGAAAATGCCAACATCGGAGCCGCACGGGCCTCATTCTTCCCCAGCATAAGCCTTACCGGTTCCGCCGGATTCGCCAGCGCCAGCTTGTCGGATCTCTTCGAAGCCGGGTCGAGCGGTGTCTGGAGCTTCGCCCCACAGGTAACGCTCCCGATCTTCCAGGGAGGCCGGTTGCGCTCCAACCTCAAACTGGCTGAAACAAACAGGGATATTGCCGTCACCCGATATGAAAAAGCTATCCAGAGTGCCTTCCGGGAGGTCGCCGATGCACTGGTCGCCCGTGCTACCTACACCGAACAATTGCAGGCCCAGCAAGCTCTGGTCAAAGAGAGCGATCAAGCCTGCACCATCACAAAAGCGCGTTACGACCATGGCATCGACAGCTCTTTCGCCCTGCTTGACGCCCAACGCTCCCTCTTCGAGGCTCAGCAGAACGAAATCCTGATCCATCAACAGACTCTTGCCAACCTGATCGACCTCTACAAAGCCCTTGGGGGCGGGTGGCAATAA
- a CDS encoding RNA polymerase sigma24 factor, with translation MDLMDDIYSLAYWMTGSEASATELVNITYLNVTLDTPESEVYKTFRECYFDTFGYEEAPCIPKPSCNPMEKMGSVLLQRDADIKLSVLLSAVSGLKHGAISKIIGKPLDTIREWLSVGRKSLAERVLTYDASLLHGISIDKDPL, from the coding sequence ATGGATTTAATGGATGATATTTACAGCCTTGCATATTGGATGACCGGCTCAGAGGCATCAGCCACTGAGTTGGTCAACATAACCTACCTGAATGTTACTCTTGATACACCGGAAAGTGAGGTATACAAAACATTCAGAGAGTGTTATTTCGACACTTTCGGTTACGAAGAGGCACCCTGTATTCCCAAACCGTCATGTAACCCTATGGAAAAAATGGGGAGTGTATTACTGCAGCGGGATGCCGATATAAAATTATCAGTACTGCTTTCAGCGGTTTCCGGGCTCAAACACGGAGCGATATCCAAAATAATCGGCAAACCCCTTGACACCATCAGAGAGTGGCTATCAGTAGGGCGTAAATCGCTTGCAGAGAGAGTTCTCACATATGATGCCTCACTTTTACATGGCATTTCCATCGATAAAGATCCGCTATGA
- a CDS encoding DUF389 domain-containing protein: MTTKLKGNVVPGVAIATALMPPLCTAGYGLATAHFPFFFGAIYLFAINVVFIGISTVVFSQVMAFPIKSIIDDAKKVRINRLITVVILIMLVPSIYFGYLLVQNEGFLENSGKFIRSISFFRGDYLLRHEINADHKTITLVYGGRTLTDEDKAQLKKRAAEFGLGDVVLNYQQGLNFSEISIQLSETERLKSEVNRLSLLLQQSAQQQDSVQQRGYTGKVLLKELRTLYPMLSACLFTETYRFNADPASKATKVAYVVLSASTPLGESEKKKIFDWLKVRLQNDSLRTVFD; encoded by the coding sequence CTGACTACAAAGCTGAAGGGCAATGTTGTGCCGGGTGTGGCTATTGCTACAGCGCTTATGCCTCCTCTCTGTACGGCGGGTTATGGACTGGCAACCGCTCACTTTCCATTTTTTTTCGGAGCAATCTATCTCTTTGCAATCAATGTGGTGTTTATCGGGATTTCAACAGTCGTCTTTTCGCAGGTTATGGCGTTTCCTATCAAATCCATTATTGATGATGCAAAAAAAGTGCGCATCAACCGCCTGATAACCGTAGTGATTTTGATTATGCTGGTTCCAAGCATCTATTTTGGTTACCTGCTTGTGCAGAATGAGGGATTTTTGGAAAACTCCGGCAAGTTTATCCGTAGCATCAGTTTTTTCCGTGGAGATTATCTTTTGCGTCACGAAATCAATGCCGATCACAAAACGATTACCCTCGTTTATGGCGGACGGACGCTGACGGATGAGGACAAGGCGCAGTTGAAAAAGCGAGCGGCGGAATTCGGGTTGGGAGATGTAGTCCTGAATTATCAGCAGGGACTTAACTTCAGCGAGATATCCATTCAGCTCAGCGAAACTGAACGGCTGAAATCTGAAGTTAACCGTCTCTCCCTTTTACTCCAGCAAAGCGCCCAGCAGCAGGATAGCGTTCAACAGCGCGGTTATACAGGAAAGGTTCTGCTGAAGGAGCTCAGGACACTTTATCCAATGCTCTCAGCATGCCTTTTCACAGAAACCTACCGGTTCAATGCCGATCCAGCATCGAAGGCAACAAAGGTGGCTTATGTTGTTCTATCCGCATCAACCCCTCTGGGAGAGAGTGAAAAAAAGAAAATTTTTGACTGGCTCAAGGTGAGGCTTCAGAACGACAGCTTGAGAACCGTCTTCGATTAA
- a CDS encoding sodium:proton antiporter — MKPTKRSLLFFACMFAVSVGLSGALYAEALDITAVAPALAVTFQKSLPPVWLVTPFIALLVMIATGPLLFHRFWDRHYPKVSVGLGFIVACYYGLLMDGGWHVLEHTLEEYLSFIALISSLFVVSGGILIRIERKGTPLMNALLLFFGAIISNLVGTTGASMLLIRPYMRINKGRLKPFHIVFFIFIVSNIGGALTPIGDPPLFLGFLKGVPFFWVLPKVWLPWLITVAGLLLIFIILDVKRGTGDMKGAEVNGGVSITGRRNFLFLAVIIAAVFLDPAVIEGIPSLQKLFHLPFGIRELIMFMVAIAAYKFSNHEAFKGNEFNFEPIKEVAFLFIGIFATMIPALELIGYYASSHAADFSVSRFYWLTGALSGVLDNAPTYLNFFAGALGKFGLDIGSPEDIRHFATGVASPLQGDVSSDIYLMAISIAAVFFGAMTYIGNAPNFMVKNIAAQADVDVPDFLEYIYKYSLPILLPFFILLWVLFFNY; from the coding sequence ATGAAACCGACAAAACGTTCTCTCCTCTTCTTTGCCTGTATGTTTGCCGTGTCAGTGGGTTTAAGCGGGGCACTTTATGCTGAAGCTCTCGATATCACTGCAGTGGCGCCCGCCCTTGCTGTCACATTTCAGAAGAGTCTCCCACCAGTCTGGCTTGTTACGCCGTTTATTGCTCTGCTCGTTATGATAGCAACCGGCCCCCTTTTGTTCCATCGCTTCTGGGATCGGCACTATCCAAAGGTTTCCGTAGGACTTGGTTTCATTGTTGCATGTTACTATGGTTTATTAATGGATGGCGGGTGGCATGTGCTGGAACATACCCTTGAAGAGTACCTCTCCTTCATTGCCTTGATCTCATCACTGTTTGTGGTATCCGGCGGAATACTCATCAGAATAGAGCGGAAAGGAACCCCTTTGATGAATGCGCTTTTACTCTTTTTTGGGGCCATTATTTCAAATCTGGTCGGAACAACCGGCGCCTCCATGCTGCTCATAAGACCTTACATGCGAATCAATAAAGGTCGTCTCAAACCATTTCATATTGTCTTTTTCATCTTCATTGTCAGCAACATTGGTGGCGCACTTACTCCTATAGGCGATCCTCCCTTGTTTCTCGGTTTTTTGAAAGGTGTCCCCTTTTTCTGGGTGTTACCCAAAGTATGGTTGCCATGGCTCATTACAGTTGCCGGTCTTCTTCTCATTTTCATCATTCTCGATGTGAAGAGGGGGACTGGTGATATGAAAGGGGCTGAAGTAAACGGCGGAGTAAGCATTACAGGCCGAAGAAATTTCCTCTTTCTCGCAGTGATCATTGCTGCGGTTTTTCTTGATCCAGCAGTAATAGAGGGCATCCCGAGCCTTCAGAAGCTTTTTCATCTGCCATTCGGTATCCGGGAACTGATCATGTTTATGGTTGCCATTGCCGCCTATAAATTCTCAAATCATGAGGCATTCAAGGGCAATGAATTCAACTTTGAACCCATCAAGGAGGTTGCTTTTCTTTTTATTGGCATCTTTGCCACCATGATTCCGGCTCTTGAACTCATCGGATACTACGCGTCATCACATGCTGCTGATTTTTCGGTATCACGTTTCTACTGGTTGACCGGGGCTCTTTCCGGAGTACTTGATAACGCTCCTACTTATCTGAACTTCTTCGCCGGTGCGTTAGGAAAGTTTGGACTGGATATCGGTTCCCCTGAAGATATAAGGCACTTCGCTACCGGCGTTGCATCCCCGCTTCAGGGCGATGTATCCTCAGACATTTACCTTATGGCAATCTCGATTGCGGCAGTCTTTTTTGGGGCAATGACCTACATCGGCAACGCCCCGAACTTCATGGTAAAAAACATTGCCGCACAGGCAGATGTTGACGTTCCCGATTTTCTGGAGTACATCTACAAATACTCACTGCCGATACTGCTCCCATTTTTTATTCTCTTATGGGTGCTGTTTTTTAACTACTGA
- a CDS encoding TetR/AcrR family transcriptional regulator, which yields MSRPKKVTDSEILDAIERVVVKHGASRLSIDAVAQEAGISKSRVVYDYKSKTALLEALIDRQFERDTARIESALVECADTPHPELFARLKIAERALDDTERAVSMAITSSMSSEESLRQRMLKWIERDLLAMDSGAKPEAARMAYFAFIGFSCHEWFGLVDRSDEERLPFLEQIRKMYIGYPESHPTTTPNP from the coding sequence ATGTCAAGACCGAAAAAAGTCACCGACTCTGAAATACTCGATGCAATCGAGCGGGTTGTTGTCAAGCATGGTGCATCCCGCCTCTCCATCGATGCTGTGGCTCAGGAGGCAGGAATCAGCAAATCGAGGGTGGTTTACGACTACAAATCCAAGACCGCCCTGCTCGAAGCTCTGATCGACCGGCAGTTTGAGCGCGATACGGCACGCATCGAATCAGCGCTTGTCGAGTGCGCCGACACCCCTCACCCCGAACTTTTCGCACGTCTCAAAATTGCCGAGCGTGCCTTGGATGATACGGAACGCGCTGTCTCCATGGCTATCACATCCTCCATGTCGAGCGAGGAGTCGCTTCGGCAGCGGATGCTGAAGTGGATAGAGCGGGACTTGCTTGCCATGGATAGCGGAGCGAAGCCTGAAGCGGCCCGCATGGCCTATTTTGCCTTTATAGGATTCAGTTGCCACGAGTGGTTCGGCCTTGTCGACAGAAGCGACGAGGAGCGTCTGCCCTTCCTGGAACAGATCCGGAAGATGTATATCGGTTATCCTGAAAGCCATCCGACAACCACACCAAACCCATAA